In Sparus aurata chromosome 3, fSpaAur1.1, whole genome shotgun sequence, the following are encoded in one genomic region:
- the LOC115578339 gene encoding ADP-ribosylation factor-like protein 4A, with product MGNGLSDHHLHFPFLPSLQALHIVILGLDCAGKTTVLYRLRFNEFVNTVPTKGFNTEKIKVSLAGSRRYASFHFWDVGGQEKLRPLWRSYTRCADGIVFVVDSVDAERIEEAKTELHKITRLAENQGVPVLVVANKQDLRNSLSLAEMESMLALGELSTATPWHLQPACAIIGEGLQEGLEKLHAMIMKRRKMLRQQKKKR from the coding sequence ATGGGGAACGGATTATCAGATCATCACTTGCACTTCCCATTCCTGCCATCCTTACAGGCGCTCCACATCGTCATTCTGGGACTGGACTGTGCAGGGAAGACCACTGTGCTGTACCGCCTGCGTTTCAATGAGTTTGTGAACACTGTCCCAACTAAAGGTTTTAACACGGAGAAGATCAAAGTGTCACTTGCAGGTAGCCGACGGTATGCGTCCTTCCACTTCTGGGATGTAGGAGGTCAGGAGAAGCTGCGACCTCTGTGGCGCTCATACACGCGTTGTGCTGATGGCATTGTGTTCGTAGTGGACTCGGTGGACGCTGAGCGCATTGAGGAAGCCAAAACAGAGCTGCACAAGATCACACGGCTGGCAGAGAACCAGGGCGTGCCAGTTCTGGTGGTGGCTAACAAACAGGACCTGAGGAATTCCCTCAGTTTGGCTGAGATGGAGAGCATGTTGGCTCTGGGAGAGCTGAGCACTGCCACACCCTGGCACCTTCAGCCTGCTTGTGCCATTATCGGTGAGGGACTACAGGAAGGTCTTGAGAAGCTGCACGCCATGATTatgaagaggagaaagatgctgcgacaacagaagaagaagagatga